The genomic region AAGCGCGCGCCAAGAATGCCGGCGAGGATCATCCACGTGCCGGCGTCCAGAATAGCTTCCGGCGGGACGTCGCCCGGCTCGCCTTTTTGACGCTTCGCGGCGGAGTGAGCGCGCCAAAGGCCGACGGCGAACGCCAGCATCATCATGACGCCGAACGTATGGACGGGATACGCACCAATACGAAACAGGATTGGATGCATGGATTTACTTTTCTTTCACGGTCGCGGGCTGGTCGGGCGCGGCGCTGGGCATCGTCCAGAAACGCCACGCTAACAGCGCGACGCCCGTGCAGATCGCGGCGTCGGCGATATTGAAGACCGGCCAATGGTGCGAACCGACATAAACATCGAGATAATCGACGACATAACGCAGCCGGACACGATCGATCAGGTTGCCGAGCGAACCGCCAAGCGGCAGGGCAAGCCCAAGGGCAAGACGCGCGGGATACGGGGGCTTGGAGCGCGCGAGATAGTAAACAATCGCGGCGGCGGCGGCGACCGCGGCGACGGAAAGCGCCTGCGTGCCCTGAGGCAGAATGCCGAACGCGCCGCCGGTGTTGCGGACGAATGTCAGGTCCAGCAGGCCATGGATTACTGTCCGGCTTTCGCCGACGGAAAACCCATGCAGCACGATCTGCTTGGCCCACTGGTCGGCCGCCACGATGGCGGCCGCCAGCAGAAAGATAGCGGGACGGTTCAAAGCGCCTCTTCTTGCTCGATCGTCGTCACGGCGTAGGGCAGCGCTTTCAGACGCTCGATCGGGATCGGTGTTCCATCGACATCAGACTTGCCATAGGTCCCCTCTTCGATCTTCGCCAGGGCGCGGTCGATTTTGGCCAAGAGCCGGTCCGAGTTCTCCACGGCGGCGACATCGCGGTCACGATCGAAAAGCTGCGACGCTTCGTCGCCCGGATCGTTGCCGTCCGAGTCCGAAAGCTCGCCGGACTCATCGGTGATGGAGCCGCCGCGCGTATCCGCCTCATAGGAAGCCCGTTCGTCCTCAATGCGTTTCTTCTCATCCAGGAGAAGAGTCTTGAAATTCGCGAGCTGTGTCTCATTCATGTTGGGCGTCCCTTTGTGTGTTAAGCGAGCCGGCGCGCGACGATATCGCCGTCCGTAATTGTCTGAGCCCGCCATGCGCGCACGCAGCCGCTGGCGCAAACCGACGCCGGATCTTCCCCGCCCTCTTTGACGGCGACCCAGCAGCGAGCGCACTTGGCGCCCGGCGCGGCGCCGTTGTTGATGACGTGGACGCCCGGCGCCGTTCCCTGCCGCAGCGTCACTTCCGAAACGAGCAGCAGCGCGGGAAGCTGATTAGTATACGGACGCAGCGCTTCAAACGTCTCCGCGTCGATCGTGATTGTCAGCGCCAGCTCCAGCCGCTTCTTGACGCCTTCAAGCGTCTTGTTGACTTCATCGCGCACCGAGAGCAGCTGGCTCCAGCGGGCGGCAAGCTCGGGCGCTCGGAACTCCGCGCGGTCCGAGGGAAGCGCCGCCAGCTGCACGGAGACAGGTTTGCTGGGCATGCGCAGCTTTTGCCAGACTTCTTCCGCCGTGAAGGACAGGATCGGCGAAAGCAGACGCGTCAGCGCCGACGCGATCTCAAAGAGTGTCGTCTGCGCCGACCGCCGCTCCGGAGAGTTGGCGCCGTACGAGTACAGTCTATCCTTAATCACGTCAAAGTAAAACGCCGAAAAGTCCGCCGTACAAAGTCCCAGCACGTTCTGAATCACCTTCTGGAACTCATACGCTTCATAAGCCTGAACGGACGAGCGCACGACTTCGTTCAATCGATGCAGCGCCCAGCGGTCGATTTCCGGCAGGTCGGCGTACGGAACGGCGTGCAGCGCCGGATCGAAGTCATCTGCGGAGTGTACGTAAAGGTTGCTCAGCGCGAAGCGCAGCGCGCCGCGCAGAGTGCGATACGTCGTCGAGACTTGATCCAGGATCTTTTCGCCGACGCGGACATCGCCGAAGTAGTCCGTGGAGCTTACCCAGAGGCGCAGGACATCGGCGCCGTACTTGTCGCAGACGGTGCTTGGCGCGACGCCGTTCATCGCCGACTTGGACATCTTGCGTCCGCTCTCGTCCAGCGTCCAGCCATTGGTGACGACCTGCTTGAACGGCGCCTTACCGGTGACGGCCATGCCGATCATCAGCGATGAGTTAAACCAGCCGCGATGCTGATCGCCGCCTTCCAGATAAACGTCGGCGGGATACGAAAGTTCGGGCCACTGTCCCAGAACCGTCTGGTTGGTCGCGCCAGAATCAAACCAGACATCGAAGATATCCGTTTCCTTCGTAAACTCGGTCTCGCCGGTCTCTGGATGCTTGAATCCCGCCGGAAGAATGTCTTTGGCGTCCCGCTCGAACCAGGCGTCCGTGCCGTGCTCGGCGACTAAATCGCGGACGGCGAGAATGCTTTCTTTCGCCAGCAGCGGCGTCCCCGACGGCTGCGCGTAGAAGACGGGGATACCTACGCCCCACGAACGCTGGCGCGAGATACACCAGTCGGGGCGTCCCGACACCATGGGCTTCATCCGGTCGATGGATTCCTTTGGATACCACTTCACGCCTTCGATCGCCTTCAGGCACTTTTCCCGGTGCCCGTTGTGGTCGATGTTCATGAACCACTGGACGGTCGCGCGGAAGACCAGCGGATCCTTCGAGCGCCAGCCATGTGGATAAGAGTGCAGGATCTCTTCTAACGCCAATAGCGATCCGGTTTCGGAAAGCCGATCCAGAACGAGCTGCGACCCTTCTTTTTTGCGCAGGCCGGTAAACGGCGCGCCCGCATCCTCATTGAAGTAGCCGTCGCCGGTTAAGATTTGCAGTACGGGCAGATTGTACTTCTGTCCCGTCAGGAAGTCGTCCTTACCGTGTCCGGGCGCAGTGTGGACGACGCCCGTGCCATCTCCGGTCGTGACATAATCCGCCAGCACCAGCGGCGCGGCGCGGTCGAACAGCGGGTGCTCGAACATCAAGTTCTTCAGGTCCGAGCCTTTATGCGTGCTCAAGACTTGCCAGCCGGTGAAGTTCGCGGCGGCCACCGTGGCGCCGAGGCGATCGGACGCGACGAGATAGCGCCGATCCTCATGCTCAATCACGGCGTACTCGATATCCGGGCCGGCGGCGACGGCGACATTCGCGGGGATTGTCCACGGCGTCGTCGTCCAGATCACGGTGTAGCACTTCGTGGCGTCGGCGTCCGCGCCAAAGATCCCATCGGGGTCGGCGCGCAGGCCGAAGCGAACGTAGATCGACGGATCCTTGACATCCTTGTATTCGATCTCCGCCTCTGCGAGCGCCGTCTCATCCACCAGCGACCAGTAGACGGGCTTGAGGCCGCGATAGATGTAGCCCTTTTCGACCATCTCCGCGAAGACTTCCAGCTGCTTCGCCGCCATCTGCGGCGTCATGGTCAGATAAGGACGCGCCCAGTCGCCCCGGATGCCGAGGCGCTGGAACTGCTCGGACTGCTTCCCCACCCACTCGGTCGCGACTTCGCGGCAGCGATTGCGGATCTCCAGCGGCGTCGGAACGTAGTTCTTCTCCCGAAACTCCTTGGCGACCAGGACTTCAATCGGCAGGCCATTGTTGTCCCAGCCCGGGATGTAGGGGGTGGCGTACCCCTGCATCGACCGGAACTTCATGATCACGTCTTTCAGGATCTTATTGAAGGCGTGGCCGATATGGATATTGCCGTTCGAGAAGGGCGGGCCGTCGTGCAGAATGAACGTCCCGAGCGAAGTCGTCGGCTTGAGCGATTCGTCGTAGACGCGCTGGGTCTTCCAGAAATCCAGAATGGCCGGCTCGCGCTTGGCGAGGTTGGCGCGCAGGGGAATGCTCAGGGGGTTGGTGTCGACGCCGTCGGGGTTCTTGACATCGGGCTTGGGGACATTCAGCGTCTGGCTGTAGTCGGGCTTCTTCTCGGGTTCAGTCATAAGTGTTCCTGGCTTGTCTTAAGTCTTGTCGTGTGCGTTCGCCGCCGCGAGGAATTCGCCCAGGGCGTCCTCCCACGGACGGATCACATCTTTGTGCTGCAATTCGAGTGCATAGCGCCGCAGGACGCTGTTCTTCGGACGGCGCGTCGGCGTGCCGAACTTCACGGCGCACTCTTCGGAGGTCAGCGCGTGGACGGGAACGTCGGGCATCCCCGCCATGCGCAAAATCTCGCTCGCAAATCCATGCCAGCTCGTCCGTCCCGCGTTGCAGACATGGTAAACGCCGTAAAGCGGCGTTTGCATGATCTGATACGCCGTCGCCAGCAGATCGCGCGTGAAGGTCGGCGCGCCAAATTGATCGGCGACGACGAACAGTTCACCCTGGGTTCTGGCCCGCTCCATAATGGTGTATGGAAAGTTGCGTCCATGTGTCCCATATAGCCACGAAGTGCGCAAAATATAAGTGCGCGCGCACGACTGCATCGCCATCCGCTCCCCCGCGAGCTTGGAAGCCCCATAGTGGCTCAGCGGATTCGGCGCATCGAACTCGGTGTACGGCCCGTCCTTCGTCCCATCGAACACAAAATCCGTGGAGATCGCCACCAGAATGGCGCCGACTTCTTGGGCCGCCGTCGCCACGCACCAGCTCCCCAGCGCATTCGCCGCAAACGCCGCGTCCGGATCGCGCTCACAGCCATCGACATTGGTCATCGCCGCGCCATGAAACACCAGATCCGGCCGATGCTCCTGCATCACGGCGCGCACCGAGGCGTAATCCTTGATGTTCAGCGGCTCACTGCCGCTGCCCTCCAAGGGCCGCTGATCGGTCGCAATGACCTGATGCCCATGCCGCGCGAAAAACGCGCGCGCGTCCGTACCCAACATCCCACCCGCGCCGGTGATTAAAACTCGCATTGGCGTATATTATACAAGAAGACGGAGGGAGGCGTCAATGTGGGGCTGGAGGTGTGAGGGATAGTCCCTATTCCCCCGGCGCTTTAGCGCCGGGGGAATAAGGATTACAGCGTTCTACTTCGCGCTCGCGTACTTGCCCGTGTATGTCCCCGAAATCACCAGTGAGCCGGTCCCGGGCCGCAGGTATTTCTTCGCGGCGGCGTTCACTTTCTCCACTGTGACCGCTTTGTAGTAGCTGTTGCGCTTCTGGATGTAATCCAAGCCCAGACCGTAGATCTGCGCCGCGAGCAGCTGATGGCCGACGGCGGCGTTGGTGGAGAGCGTGACGGCGTAGGAGCCGGTCAGGTAGGAGACGGTCTTCGCGACTTCGTCCTGAGTCACGCCTTTGTCGCGCAGAAGCTGGATCTGGCGCATCGTCTCCGCCGTCGCCTTATCGACATTGGCGGGATTGCTGCCGAACTCCACGACGAACGGTCCCTCGCCCAGGCTGGCGTCGTCGGAGGCGTAGATGCCGTAGACGAGGCCCATGTGGTCGCGGACGCTCAGGGCGAGACGCGAGGCGAGGCCGGTGCCGCCGCCGAGGATCGTATCCAACACGATCGACGTATAGAAGTCCGGATCGCTGCGGCGCAGGCCGCCGGGGAAGCCGTAACGCACATCGACCTGGGCTTTGTCGGCGATGGGGATGACAATCGTCTTGATCGCCCCATCGGTGGCTGCGACGGTCGGGATCTTGACGTCGGACAGATCGCCCTTCTTGGCCCAGTCGCCGAAGTACTTCTTGACCTGAGTGACAGCCGTCTGCGTATCGACATCGCCGACAATCGTCAGGATCAGCTTGTCGGGAGCGTAATGGGCGTTGTAAAAGCCGAGCAGGTCATCGCGCGTTAGTCCTTTGAGCACAGACGCCTGCTCGTCAAGTGTGGGCGAGCTGTAAGGATGGCTTTTTGGATAGAGCGAGTTGTGGAAGGCGATGTCGGCGAGGGCGCCGGTATCGTCTCGCGCTTCTTCAATTCCGGCCAGCGACTGCGCGCGCGCCTTTTCCAGCTCGTCCGCCGGGAACGCCGGGTGGCGAAGCTCGTCGGAAAGCACGTCCAGCAGCATATCGAAGTTCTTGGACAGACCGTGCGCGCCCAGCGACGCATACTCATCGCCCCCGCCGATCTCCACGCTGGACCCGCCGCCTTCGAGAAGTTTGGCGATATCGAGGAGCGAACGGGACTGCGTGCCGCGCGAAAGCTGCGATGCGGTGAAGTCGGCCAGACCGCGCTTATCCTGCGGATCGAAGACCGATCCGGCGCTCATCAGCGCGCCGCCGATGGAAACGGTCGGCGTCGCGTGATTTTCCTGCACGACCACCGTAATCCCATTGTCCAGCACCACTTTTGTCGGCAGCGCGCCCTTGGCGCTGGCCGCGAGGAGGGACGCCGGACGAGCCGCGATAGGCCGCGACATATGAAAGTCGCCAAGATTGAGCTTGGCGAGCTTCGGAGCGACCGCCCCGGTTGTCGGAGACGCGCCCAGACTGCCGCCGCCCGGGGCAACCGGAGCGCCGGGCGTGCGGATCGGCTCGAAGTAACCGACGGTGCGGTTGCGCTCGACCAGATACTTTTGGGCGACACGCTGCACGTCCGCCTTGGTCACCTTGCGCAGGTTTTGCAGATAGTACTCACCGTAGCGCCAATCGCCCTTCATGGCGTCCTCGCCCAGGCGGCTGCCCTGCGCGGAGACCGACTCCTTACCGAAGACATATCCCGCTTCCGCCTGATTGACCGCGCGAGTCAGTTCTTCGTCGGTGATCGGCGTCGCTTTCAGCTTTTCCAGTTCGTCCAGCAGCGCCTTTTCCATTTCAGGGTTCGTATGGCCGGGCTGCGCGGAGGCGGCGAACATCAGGAGGTCGGGGTCACGCAGGCCGTAATCGTAGGCGTCGGCGCCCGATGTCAGGCCCGTCTGCACGAGGTCCTGGAAGAAGCGCGATGTGCGGCCGCCGCTCAGCACCGTCTCCAAAACGTCGGTGGCGTAGCGGTCCGGGTTCATCACGCCGGGAACGTGGTAGGCGATCAGCACCTGAGGCGTCGTTCCCGCGCGGGAGATCGTGACGCGCCGCTCGCCCTCCTGCGCCGGCTCCGGGGTGATGAAGTGCTCGGCGACCGGGTGCGAGGGGATCGATCCAAAGTACTTGGTCACCATCGCAATCGCCTTCGCGGTGTCGATGTCGCCGACGATCACCACGGTCGCATTATTAGGGGTGTAGTAGTTCTTGTAATACGCGTACATCTCGTCGCGCGTGAAGTTCTCGATGTCCGACCGAAACCCAATCGTCTCCCACCGGTACGGATGCACCTGATACGCCGACAGCCGCACCGCCTTGGACAGCGCTCGGCCCGGATCGTTTTCGCCGGCCTCATACTCCGACCGAACGACCGTCATTTCTTTCTGGTGCTGCTTCTCATCGTAGAGCGAGTTGACCATGCGGTCCGATTCGATCTGCATCGCCGTTTCCAGACGGTCCGACGCGAGTGTCTCATGGTACTCGGTCCGGTCGAACGCCGTGGAGGCGTTGAAGTCGGCGCCGTTGGTCTGGAGCGTGGAGCTGATGACGCCGGGGCCGCGCGACTTGGTGCCCTTGAACATCATATGCTCCATCAGGTGGCTCATGCCCGTCTGACCGACCTGTTCGTTGATGGAGCCCACGTGATAGAAAACCGAGAAGTAGACGACCGGAGCCGCATGGACTTCCTTGGTCAGGATCGTCAGGCCGTTGGGCAGGGTCGTCTCACGGATACCGTTGAGCACCGTGGGCTTGCCCTCCGCCCGGTTTGTCTCAGTGGTAGCCGCCGCTGTCGGGGCGACCTTTTTCTGCGCCTGGGCGGAAAGATGAGGAAACAGTACGTAGCTCAAAAGAGCGAAGGGGATCAGCGCGGTCGATTTCGTCATTATGCCTTACGTCCTGTCTTGTAGGATTCGATGTGTAATAGTACATATCGATCGAAAACACGCAATAGTTCCGAGACTTTGTCCCCGGCGCCACAGCCGCGGAATCGAGGCTACTTTACCCCACGGTACTGCTCAAAGGCAACGGCGAGGTATTCCAGCAGATCGGCGTAATTGATATAGGTAACGCCCGGCGGCGGCGTGATCCCCAGCCGGCGCATCAGCGGCACCGCGAGATACATCGCGGAGGTCTGCTGCATCGGCGCGGGCAGCTGCCAGCGCCGGTCGATCGCATGGCGCACCGCCCGGTATTCGGGCACGGTCATCTCATAAACGTGCTTGCCGACATCCGCCAGGGCGTAGGCGGCCAGATGCTCGGGCAGCACGCGCGGCGGCGGCGCCAGCGCCTCCAAAGTCGGGACACGCGGCGCGCGCTGCTTGACGACCATCGTCCCCGCGATAAAATCGCCCAGGCGCTGGTACTTGCCCGAAAAGAGAAGGAAGCAAAGAGTCAGGATCAACGAACCCGCGCCGATCGCCGCGATCTGCGGTTTATTGGCGGCCGCGCCGGCGAACAAAATGCCGACAATGACCACAGGGATGCCGTCCACGACACGCAGCAGATTGCGCACGATCGCGGCAAAGATGTTGATCGGATAGCCGCCGTCCCGCAGGACGCGCAGACCAACCTGACGCTTGCCCGGCGTCTGCCCGTTCCACACCGTCTCGTAATAAATGAAGTATCCCCAAAAAACCACGAATACCGCGATCAGGCCAAGACCGGTCGCCACCTGCTGGAGCGTCTGGAGCAGCTGACGCGCCACGGCGTTTGAGATAAACCCGAGCACGGCTTCCAGAATGCCGAAAATAATCAGCATGATCAGCAAAATCCCGATCTGCCAGATGGTGTCGATCAGATTCGCGAAGAACCGAGAGCCGATTCCGGCAAGCTCATATTCGATTTCGATGTTTTCGGGGGTGACGACGAGTATTTCACGTGACATGACAGGAGCCTCTGCGGTATAATTTCGCCATCATGGCAATCGACGAACGAGCTTTCATCAACAAGAAGCGCGCGAACTGGGAGCGGCTCTCCTCAATCGTGGAGCGCACCAAGAACGGCGGCCTGCGCCGCCTTTCCAAAGAAGAGCTTCCGGCGCTCGGATCGCTCTATCGCCGAGCGGCTGCGGACCTTGCGTATGTCCGCCAGCAGAACGCCAATCCTAATCTCGTATTGTACCTGAACGAACTGGTCGGCAATGCGCATGGCGTCATCTATTCCGAGGAAACGGGCGGCTGGCGACGCATCATACAGTTTCTTCGCATCGGACTGCCCGAAGTCCTGCGCCGCCGCATGGCTTTTACGCTTGTCGCCATCGCCCTGAGCGTCATTGGGGCCTATCTTGCCTACGCGCTCGTCCACAAAAGTGAAAGTTACCTCGCGCTGTTCCTTCCGGAACAGTTCCGCGACTCGTTCGACGCCTGGAAGCAGGGATTCGCGGACCATGGCGATATCTCCGCCGGCGAAGGGTTCCAGTTCTCATCCATGCTGATGACGAACAACACCAAGGTCGGCATTATCACCTTCGCAACCGGCATCACCCTGCTTCTGCCGATCTACCTGCTGCTTCAAAACGGCGAGACGATGGGCGCCTTGATCGCGGTCGTCCAGCCGACCGGCCATCTTACCTCCATGTGGGCCGGCATTCTGCCGCACGGGATCGCGGAGCTTTCGGCGATCTTTATCTGCGGCGGCGCCGGCCTATGTATCGGCTGGGCGCTGATCGCGCCAGGCCGTTATAGCCGAAAAGACGCCCTGGTCATCGCCGGACGAGACGGCGCGAAGATGATGGTGGGCACGATTCCGCTTTTCATTCTCGCCGGCATCATCGAAGGCAACATCTCCCACTCTTCCCTGCCCCACTGGGCCAAGTTCGGCATGGCGTTCTTCCAGTTCGCGCTTCTGATCTTCTATATCTACGGCAGCCCACGGCGAAAAACGGCCGGCTCTCACGGATCGATCGCCCGGTAAAAACCACGAAACCCACAATAATCCGGGTTCCATAATTCTATTTAAAATTGTGGAACCTGGGAACCTCTCCAGATTCGCCGCTGTTCTATATGTATGCAGGAGTTCACAATCCAGCAATTCCGGATTACAATGTCTCCTTGCTTATGCCCCGCAACTGAGACGCGATTTTCGCGGCCTTAAGTTCTCACTCAACTTTCTCGCCACCAGTAAGGACCAATCATGACGAAACAGTATGACCGCAGGTACTTTTTGCGATCGTTGCTATTGAGTACAGTGATGTTGTGCGCAAGCGCGTTCGGCGTTCGCGCGCAGAGCTTCTCCGATTCGCCCGATATTTCCGCCCAGGACTCCATCGCCGCGCCCCTCACGGCCGCGCCTGCCGCTGCCGTTGTCGCCAATAGCGGCGTCATCACTTTGAACGGCAAGAGCTCCTACTGGCTCGGAGCCGATTACGCCTGGTACAACTACAGCACGGACTTTGGAACCGGCGCATGGGGAAAGTTCACCGACTGGAGCGCAGTTTCGGCGGATTTCGGCGCCATGCACGCCAACGGCGTCCATGTCGTCCGCTGGTGGGTGTTCGGAGACGGGCGATACTCGCCGGAGTTCAGCAGCACGGGCGCCGTCACGGGGCTCGACTCTTACGTTCTCTCGGATATCGATCACGCCCTGCAAATCGCGGCGGCAAACCATGTGGCGATTCTGTTCACGCTGATCGACAGCTCGATCTGGGCGGCGGCGTCCAACAGCAGCGGCCTGCAAACGGGCGGCCATGCGGCGCTGGTGACAAGCTCGACGGTGCAGAAATCCTATCTGGATAAGGCGCTCAAGCCGCTGCTCCAGCATATCGCCGCCGGCTCTTACCGCGCCGAGGTGGCCGGATACGATCTGGTGAACGAGCCGGAGGCGCAGATGTCCGGCTACTGGGGAGGATCCAATCTTTCCTCGACATCGGTCAAGGCGTTCGTGAAGCAGTGCGCGACGTATGTCCATACGTATGGCGGCAGCGGCAGCCTCGCCACCGTTGGGAGCGCGACGCCCTATTATGTGAGCACGTGGAAGAGCCTTGGACTGGACTTCTACCAGATCCACTACTATCCCTGGATGGACTTCAGCAACGGCGCGGGGAGCGGACTGCCGACCTATGCGTCGCAGGCCCTGGATAAACCCTGCATTGTGGGCGAGTTTCCGACGGCGGATTCCTCTTACGGTCTGACCGATACAAACGTGCAGAGCGCGAACTGGTATCTGAACTCGATCGAGACGAAGGGTTACGCCGGAGCGATTGCATGGAGCTACCGTGTTTCGGACAGCGCGACCAAATGGACATCGTTCCAGCCGGTCTACACAAACTGGAACACGCTGCACAGCGCCATCACTGGTCCCGTCTTGCCTTAACCGCGGGCAACCACTCACAAAGATCGGCCCGCAAACTTTCGTTTGCGGGCCGATCTTTTGACTGTCATTACTGAACTGAGGCGGCGAAACTAAATCAACGATTTGGCTTTTAACTCCAAATAGCGATTGATCAAATCGGCGCTCAAGTTCTCCGGCGTGCTGTCCACAGTCCAGACGCCGCGGCGTTTGAGCGCCTGGATCGCCTGACGGCGCTCGTGCAGCACCTGAGTCGCGACGGCCTTGGTGTAGACCTGATGCGATTCTTCGGGCACGGCGGCGGCCGCTGCGATGATGTTGGGGTCGCTTACGGTGACGCACACCACGCGATGCCGCTCCTCCAAAATCGAAACTGCGTTGAGGATCTGCGACGAAGAATCGGGATCGACGAGGTCCGAGAATAAGACGATCAGTGAACGCCGGCGCCAGCGTGTCGCCAGTTCCTGAAAGGCCGCCTGATAATCCGTCTCGACCAGACGCGCCTCCAGATTGTAAAGGCGCTCCATGATCTGATAGACCTGGGCGTTGCTCTTGGCCGGCGGCAAAAACGTGCGCACTTCGGCGTCAAACGCCATCAAGCCCACTTTGTCGTCCGACGAAACAGCGACATAGGCCAGCATCAGCGCCGTATTGACGACGAAGTCCAGCTTCGCCATCTTCTGAATCGGCTGGAGCATCGTTCGCCCGGTATCCAGAAGCAGCACGACATTCTGGCTGCGCTCGGCTTCGTATTGCCGGGAGATCAGCTTGCCGCGCCGCGCCGTCGCGCTCCAGTCGATCTTCTTATATTCATCGCCCGTGACATACTCGCGCAGGCTTTCGAACTCCGAGCCGCCGCCGCGCACTTTGGCCGATCGGATCCCCAGTTGCATCAACCGCCCACGGCGCGCGAGCATCTCGTACTTCGCCATCTCCAGCATATTGGGATAGACTTTGACGCTCTGCGGCGCCGGCAGCCGCGACATCCGCGCCACGAGGCCCAGCGCGCCCAGGTACTGGACAAAGACATCGCCAAAGACGTAATCGCCCTTCGCATGCGCCTGGACATAGTAGGAGAACTGTGCGGGAATGTTGCCGGGAGGGACGACGACGTTTTGCTGCGTCTGGCCCTCCAGCGTGAATCGGTCCGGCGGCTCATCGCGCGCAATGACCTCAACCGCGCGGTTTCCACGGCTGCGCAACTCCACGACGACCGGCTGGCGCAGGCCAAGCGAAAGCTTCTCATCCACGCGCCGCTCCACGCTGAGAAACGTCTCGGGACGCGGCGACGTCAGAAAGTCGGCGATGGCGGCGGCCGCCAGCAGCGCATCGTACGCCAGCACCACGGCGAGCAGCCAGGGCGCAAAATAAACGAACAGCATCGGAACGGCTCCGATAGCCGCGAGCACAGCCAGGCGAGGGGTGAGGCGCATAGCCTATTATAGCGGACGCTCGCGAGGAGCGTCAATGGAAGGCGACGCCTTTCTTGGCGAGGAGACGCATCGCTCCACCCGCGCCCTCACACGCGAAGAAACACACCCCGGCGATAGAGATAGGTCAGGACCAGCCAGCAGACGGCGATGTAGCCCGCCGTGTAGGCGACGCCGCCGCCCACCGGTCCCAGCTCAGCGACCGCCGAATGGAGCATCGCCTGCTGCAGCGGAACGCGCGTCCCATCGGCGAGCGTCCACATCCAGCTTTGCAGGATGTAGACTTTAAAGAGGATCGGCGCCACATACGCCGTGATAGCGTTCGCGCCCAGCACCGTGAGCGGCAGCGCGATCCGGCTCCAGCCCCGCGCATCCAGCAGCGCATAAAAGAACGCCAGCGTTACCACCCCGAGACCGCCGGTATACAGGATATAGGAGCCGGACCAGACGGCCTTGTTCATCGGCAGCCAGTAGCCCCACAGCCAGCCCATGGCGGCGAGCGCCACTCCACAGCCGATCAGCCAGACCACTTTTCGCGCGGGAGTGAGCCGGTCGCGCCTCAGCAAATCGCCAATCCCGGCGCCGATGAGCGCGAGCGCGGCCGTCGGGATCGCCGACAAGAGGCCGCTCAAATGAAACTGCTGAAGCGAGTGCTGGTTGATATAGTCGACGACGTTGCAGGTCTGGGCCTGGATTCCCGGCCCGCATCCTGGAACCGGCGCGAATTGCAGGAATGCGCCATGCCCGCCCAGCAGCACGGCCACGAGCAGCGCGCGCCCGATCAGCGGCAGCGAATAAGCAAGGGCCGCCAGCAAATACGCCAGGCCGATGATTTGCAGCACG from Capsulimonas corticalis harbors:
- a CDS encoding TraR/DksA family transcriptional regulator — encoded protein: MNETQLANFKTLLLDEKKRIEDERASYEADTRGGSITDESGELSDSDGNDPGDEASQLFDRDRDVAAVENSDRLLAKIDRALAKIEEGTYGKSDVDGTPIPIERLKALPYAVTTIEQEEAL
- the lspA gene encoding signal peptidase II; translation: MNRPAIFLLAAAIVAADQWAKQIVLHGFSVGESRTVIHGLLDLTFVRNTGGAFGILPQGTQALSVAAVAAAAAIVYYLARSKPPYPARLALGLALPLGGSLGNLIDRVRLRYVVDYLDVYVGSHHWPVFNIADAAICTGVALLAWRFWTMPSAAPDQPATVKEK
- the ileS gene encoding isoleucine--tRNA ligase, producing MTEPEKKPDYSQTLNVPKPDVKNPDGVDTNPLSIPLRANLAKREPAILDFWKTQRVYDESLKPTTSLGTFILHDGPPFSNGNIHIGHAFNKILKDVIMKFRSMQGYATPYIPGWDNNGLPIEVLVAKEFREKNYVPTPLEIRNRCREVATEWVGKQSEQFQRLGIRGDWARPYLTMTPQMAAKQLEVFAEMVEKGYIYRGLKPVYWSLVDETALAEAEIEYKDVKDPSIYVRFGLRADPDGIFGADADATKCYTVIWTTTPWTIPANVAVAAGPDIEYAVIEHEDRRYLVASDRLGATVAAANFTGWQVLSTHKGSDLKNLMFEHPLFDRAAPLVLADYVTTGDGTGVVHTAPGHGKDDFLTGQKYNLPVLQILTGDGYFNEDAGAPFTGLRKKEGSQLVLDRLSETGSLLALEEILHSYPHGWRSKDPLVFRATVQWFMNIDHNGHREKCLKAIEGVKWYPKESIDRMKPMVSGRPDWCISRQRSWGVGIPVFYAQPSGTPLLAKESILAVRDLVAEHGTDAWFERDAKDILPAGFKHPETGETEFTKETDIFDVWFDSGATNQTVLGQWPELSYPADVYLEGGDQHRGWFNSSLMIGMAVTGKAPFKQVVTNGWTLDESGRKMSKSAMNGVAPSTVCDKYGADVLRLWVSSTDYFGDVRVGEKILDQVSTTYRTLRGALRFALSNLYVHSADDFDPALHAVPYADLPEIDRWALHRLNEVVRSSVQAYEAYEFQKVIQNVLGLCTADFSAFYFDVIKDRLYSYGANSPERRSAQTTLFEIASALTRLLSPILSFTAEEVWQKLRMPSKPVSVQLAALPSDRAEFRAPELAARWSQLLSVRDEVNKTLEGVKKRLELALTITIDAETFEALRPYTNQLPALLLVSEVTLRQGTAPGVHVINNGAAPGAKCARCWVAVKEGGEDPASVCASGCVRAWRAQTITDGDIVARRLA
- the rfbD gene encoding dTDP-4-dehydrorhamnose reductase — its product is MRVLITGAGGMLGTDARAFFARHGHQVIATDQRPLEGSGSEPLNIKDYASVRAVMQEHRPDLVFHGAAMTNVDGCERDPDAAFAANALGSWCVATAAQEVGAILVAISTDFVFDGTKDGPYTEFDAPNPLSHYGASKLAGERMAMQSCARTYILRTSWLYGTHGRNFPYTIMERARTQGELFVVADQFGAPTFTRDLLATAYQIMQTPLYGVYHVCNAGRTSWHGFASEILRMAGMPDVPVHALTSEECAVKFGTPTRRPKNSVLRRYALELQHKDVIRPWEDALGEFLAAANAHDKT